CAGCGGCTCGAGCCCGAGCTGGCCGCCGTCGGCAAGGCAGAGGCCTCGGCCGCCGCGGGCTGAGCGCCTCCCGCAACGCCGGCTTCTCGCCCGGCGGGAACACGCTTGGCGTGCGCGGGCCACTTCGACGCGCGGCTTCCCGACCGGCCTTTGATGCTCTAGCATCTGATGCATGCGCACCACATTGGACATCGATGAGGACGTGCTCCGAGCCGCCAAAGAGCTGGCCCGGCGGGAAAAGAAGACCGCCGGCGTGGTGATCTCCGAGCTGACACGCCGCGCCCTCACCACGCCGCCGGCAGCTCGCGCGCGCGAGCCCAAGGCACTGCACGGCGTCCGGCCATTCCCGAAGCGC
This genomic window from Deltaproteobacteria bacterium contains:
- a CDS encoding antitoxin, with the protein product MRTTLDIDEDVLRAAKELARREKKTAGVVISELTRRALTTPPAARAREPKALHGVRPFPKR